Within Planococcus citri chromosome 2, ihPlaCitr1.1, whole genome shotgun sequence, the genomic segment AAAGACAAATGTActatattttttgatgtttgctGAGCTGTCTTTGGTAAAGACTACTACTTGATTGGtcaccttttttgaaatttcaatggttttatttttaactGCGCCGTATTCTTCGTACGGGAAATTCTTCTGGCCCCACCTGAAATGAGATAGAACTACAATAACAGACAGAATCACACATAATATCAATTAAATacagtaaaattttacatacttGTATACTGAAATAGTCTGTTCCTCGATTACAGAATAATACGGTTTTACGTGAATTAATAATCCAGCTCCTTTCAAGTAACGACCAAaataggaagctgaaattcgagTAAATAATTAacatgaaatatttgaatacaATTACTAATAGAATAAAGATTGATTTATAATCTTTGAAAAGTGATGAAGTACTTACATTCTAGACTGCCATGAGATGTGACATCATATCCTATGACGGCAAATGCGgcaaaagttacc encodes:
- the LOC135836059 gene encoding uncharacterized protein LOC135836059; protein product: MGRVILNFFLVTFAAFAVIGYDVTSHGSLESSYFGRYLKGAGLLIHVKPYYSVIEEQTISVYKWGQKNFPYEEYGAVKNKTIEISKKVTNQVVVFTKDSSANIKKYSTFVFEWVSHNVKPYLSEGVLKFLNNGYNAVADALNKIGQSTTKASKWCAQNIKRENITWENFEKAYFSFAQQVKLYYTNVSSWVGRKVTCLINS